A stretch of the Asticcacaulis sp. ZE23SCel15 genome encodes the following:
- the rplT gene encoding 50S ribosomal protein L20 yields MARVKRGVTSHAKHKKVLAQAKGFSGRRKNTIRTAKAAVDKAGQYAYRDRRNKKRNFRALWIQRINAAARIEGYTYSQFIHGLTVAEIEIDRKVLSDIAMHDADGFKAIADKVRAALQAA; encoded by the coding sequence ATGGCTCGCGTTAAAAGAGGCGTAACATCACACGCCAAGCACAAAAAAGTTCTGGCCCAGGCTAAGGGTTTTTCCGGCCGCCGCAAGAATACCATCCGCACCGCTAAGGCCGCCGTCGATAAGGCTGGTCAATATGCGTACCGCGACCGTCGCAACAAGAAGCGCAACTTCCGCGCTCTGTGGATTCAGCGCATCAACGCCGCTGCACGGATCGAAGGCTACACCTATTCGCAGTTCATCCACGGCCTGACCGTCGCTGAGATCGAAATCGACCGTAAGGTTCTGTCGGATATCGCGATGCACGACGCCGATGGCTTCAAGGCCATTGCCGATAAGGTTCGCGCCGCTCTGCAAGCTGCCTAA
- the rpmI gene encoding 50S ribosomal protein L35, whose protein sequence is MSKLKTKSGAKKRFRFTASGKVKAGVAGKRHRLISHNGKYIRQNRGTQVMSDADTIKIKSYMPYA, encoded by the coding sequence ATGTCAAAACTGAAGACGAAATCGGGCGCCAAGAAGCGTTTCCGTTTCACGGCCTCGGGCAAGGTAAAGGCCGGCGTTGCCGGTAAGCGCCACCGTTTGATCTCGCACAATGGCAAGTATATCCGCCAGAACCGCGGTACGCAGGTGATGTCGGATGCCGACACCATCAAGATCAAATCCTACATGCCCTACGCCTAA
- a CDS encoding MFS transporter: protein MRDNGALVALFSVVFVNMVGFGIVMPLLPFFAEHLNAGPFQVALMFSAYSLGQFFAEPLWGWLSDRLGRKPVLLVTTASNVLFYVALALCGNIWLAIFIRFLSGLGSGNISTIQGYISDMSEPHQRASRMSLLGAAFSLGFIIGPFIGGVLARDAGNSGDEVYALPLYAAAVMAGLAALGVILFVKESRPKSHAQPPDFLGAFSEARANPVISRVIIATLCYMGAFAGLESIFALWAKHRYNWGPQDIGMIFLCIGITAALMQVVLTRRLVRLYGEAKVMAGGLALFGASFILQGANQWAILIAPIVMFGTVGQAVVFSNISALISKAAPPDRQGAMLGFNMSMGAVARIIGPILAGFLFSRFGPDAPILFGAVLCLPAAWMALQVDKAAQKMGIR, encoded by the coding sequence TTGCGCGATAATGGCGCGTTGGTGGCGCTATTTTCGGTCGTGTTCGTCAATATGGTCGGGTTTGGCATCGTCATGCCGCTGCTGCCATTTTTTGCCGAACATCTCAACGCCGGGCCGTTCCAGGTCGCGCTGATGTTTTCGGCCTATAGTCTGGGGCAGTTTTTTGCCGAGCCCTTGTGGGGCTGGCTGTCCGACCGACTGGGGCGCAAACCGGTTTTGCTGGTTACCACCGCCTCCAATGTCCTGTTCTATGTAGCCTTGGCTCTGTGCGGCAATATCTGGCTGGCGATCTTCATCCGGTTTTTGAGCGGCCTGGGGTCGGGCAATATCTCGACCATTCAGGGCTATATTTCCGACATGTCCGAACCCCATCAGCGGGCGTCGCGCATGAGCCTGCTGGGGGCGGCGTTCTCATTAGGCTTCATCATCGGCCCGTTCATCGGCGGGGTTCTGGCGCGCGATGCCGGTAATTCCGGCGATGAGGTCTACGCCCTGCCGCTTTATGCCGCGGCGGTTATGGCGGGCCTTGCCGCCCTTGGCGTCATTTTGTTCGTCAAGGAAAGCCGCCCCAAAAGCCACGCCCAGCCACCTGATTTCTTAGGTGCGTTCAGCGAGGCGCGCGCCAATCCGGTCATCAGCCGCGTGATCATCGCCACGCTTTGTTATATGGGCGCCTTTGCGGGGCTGGAGTCGATCTTTGCCCTGTGGGCCAAGCACCGCTACAACTGGGGCCCGCAGGATATCGGCATGATATTCCTGTGCATCGGAATTACCGCCGCCCTGATGCAGGTCGTCCTCACCCGCCGGTTGGTCCGGCTTTATGGTGAGGCCAAGGTCATGGCCGGTGGCCTTGCGCTGTTTGGGGCCAGCTTTATCCTTCAGGGGGCCAACCAGTGGGCCATACTGATTGCACCCATCGTTATGTTCGGCACGGTGGGTCAGGCGGTCGTCTTTTCCAATATCTCGGCCCTGATCTCAAAAGCCGCCCCGCCCGACCGGCAAGGGGCGATGCTGGGGTTCAATATGTCGATGGGCGCGGTCGCCCGTATCATCGGGCCTATACTGGCCGGTTTCCTGTTCAGCCGGTTCGGACCTGACGCACCGATCCTGTTTGGCGCGGTCTTATGCCTGCCTGCCGCCTGGATGGCGCTTCAGGTTGATAAGGCGGCACAAAAGATGGGTATTAGGTAG
- a CDS encoding DNA-directed DNA polymerase, producing the protein MPVVRPEDDINLSNLNWLYLDMNSYFASVEQQDDVRLRGRPMIVVPVTSDYTSAIAASYEAKALGIKTGTSVKEARALCPAIQIREARPDRYVQVHNRILEEVDRTLPIEKICSIDEVACRLTMGQRHEAAARALGYRIQQNIMANIGECLRSSIGIAPSRMLAKTAADIVKPLGLTVLRQDELPGKLLDLKLNDLPGVGASMNLRLNKAGVFTVAELYALPAPRLRQIWGGIGGDNFWYSLHGIDPAELETIRGSISHSHVLASDLRPIEAARGVARRLVAKCGSRLRRMGYKCGGLHLSIRADRGDGRAQAEAHFDVTADSFRMIEVMDGLWRHCATKLNSPRVKKVSIVCTRIIPADLPPDLFGWTPEGAEDARHMRVLKALDGLNQRYGKDAVTIGPRTKVHGFVGAKVAFNRIPENAEFWE; encoded by the coding sequence ATGCCCGTAGTCCGCCCCGAAGACGACATAAACTTAAGTAACCTTAACTGGTTATATCTCGACATGAATTCCTATTTTGCCAGTGTCGAGCAGCAGGACGACGTGCGTCTGCGGGGCCGTCCGATGATTGTGGTGCCGGTGACCTCGGACTATACCTCGGCCATCGCCGCCAGTTATGAGGCGAAAGCGCTGGGGATTAAAACCGGCACCAGCGTCAAGGAGGCGCGGGCGCTGTGTCCGGCGATCCAGATCCGGGAGGCGCGGCCGGATCGTTATGTTCAGGTGCATAACCGGATATTGGAAGAGGTGGATCGCACTTTGCCAATCGAAAAGATCTGCTCGATTGACGAGGTCGCCTGTCGGTTGACGATGGGGCAACGCCATGAGGCGGCCGCACGCGCCTTGGGCTATCGCATCCAGCAGAATATCATGGCCAATATCGGCGAATGTCTGAGGTCGTCTATTGGGATTGCGCCGTCACGGATGCTGGCTAAGACCGCGGCGGATATCGTGAAACCCTTGGGGCTGACCGTTTTGCGTCAGGACGAACTGCCGGGGAAGTTGCTGGATCTGAAGCTGAACGACCTGCCGGGGGTGGGGGCGTCGATGAACCTGCGGCTGAATAAGGCCGGGGTTTTTACCGTGGCGGAGCTATATGCCTTGCCCGCGCCGCGTCTGCGTCAGATCTGGGGCGGGATCGGTGGCGATAATTTCTGGTACAGCCTGCATGGCATCGATCCGGCAGAGTTGGAGACCATTCGCGGTTCGATCAGCCACTCCCATGTGCTGGCCTCTGATCTGAGGCCGATTGAGGCGGCGCGCGGGGTGGCCCGACGGCTGGTGGCCAAATGCGGATCGCGGCTGCGGCGCATGGGCTATAAGTGCGGTGGCCTGCACCTGTCGATTCGCGCCGACAGGGGCGATGGCCGCGCTCAGGCCGAGGCTCATTTCGATGTCACTGCCGACAGCTTTCGGATGATTGAGGTCATGGACGGCTTGTGGCGGCACTGTGCCACCAAACTGAACAGCCCGCGCGTGAAAAAGGTGTCGATTGTCTGCACGCGCATCATTCCGGCTGATCTGCCGCCTGACCTGTTTGGCTGGACGCCGGAAGGGGCCGAGGATGCGCGCCACATGCGGGTGCTAAAGGCGCTGGATGGGTTAAATCAGCGTTACGGCAAGGACGCGGTTACCATCGGTCCGCGCACCAAGGTGCATGGTTTTGTCGGTGCGAAGGTCGCCTTTAATAGGATACCGGAAAACGCCGAGTTCTGGGAGTGA
- a CDS encoding cupin domain-containing protein: MSQLLMFDRSALPEPEVGGPLPERIVSGNPQHLTWNLETSEDKTVFSGYWQSTPGSWRIAYDEWEFCILLEAASILHEDGGPSVTLTPGSQFVIRPGFTGIWEVVETTLKSYVIRL; this comes from the coding sequence ATGTCGCAACTTCTGATGTTTGATCGAAGTGCGTTGCCGGAGCCGGAAGTGGGCGGGCCTTTGCCTGAGCGGATAGTCTCCGGCAACCCACAGCATCTGACGTGGAATCTGGAAACCTCAGAGGATAAGACGGTGTTCAGCGGCTACTGGCAGTCAACGCCGGGCTCGTGGCGCATCGCTTACGACGAATGGGAGTTTTGCATCCTTCTCGAAGCCGCCTCCATCTTGCACGAAGACGGTGGCCCTTCGGTCACTCTCACCCCCGGATCGCAGTTCGTTATCCGCCCCGGCTTTACCGGCATCTGGGAAGTAGTCGAGACAACGCTGAAATCGTATGTTATCCGCCTCTGA
- the infC gene encoding translation initiation factor IF-3 produces MQTPPTKDGPRINQDIKVPRVLLIDHNGEKQGIMPTSAAIEAAEEAGLDLVEVSPTADPPVCKILDYGKFRFQEQKKKAEARKKQKVVEIKEIKLRPNIDIHDYEVKAKAMTRFFDEGDKVKVTLRFRGREMAHPELGMKLLQKVKADFEATTKVEYEPRMEGRQMIMILAPK; encoded by the coding sequence ATTCAAACACCGCCCACTAAGGACGGCCCCCGTATCAACCAGGACATCAAGGTTCCGCGCGTTCTGTTGATCGACCACAATGGCGAAAAACAAGGCATCATGCCGACCTCCGCAGCGATCGAAGCTGCCGAAGAAGCCGGTCTTGATCTTGTCGAAGTGTCTCCGACTGCTGATCCCCCCGTTTGCAAAATTCTCGACTACGGCAAGTTCCGCTTTCAGGAGCAGAAGAAAAAGGCCGAAGCGCGCAAGAAGCAAAAGGTTGTCGAAATCAAGGAAATCAAGCTGCGCCCCAATATCGATATCCACGATTATGAGGTAAAAGCCAAAGCCATGACCCGCTTCTTTGACGAAGGCGATAAGGTCAAGGTCACTTTGCGTTTCCGCGGCCGTGAAATGGCCCACCCGGAACTGGGCATGAAGCTGCTGCAAAAGGTGAAGGCCGATTTCGAGGCCACCACCAAGGTCGAGTACGAGCCCCGCATGGAAGGCCGTCAGATGATCATGATTTTGGCGCCGAAATAA
- a CDS encoding glycosyltransferase family 4 protein produces MADTPDHSFPHCVLQVVPNLDTGGVEQTTLDMAEAIVKAGGRSIVASKGGRMEGRLKAAGAVLIPLPVHSKNPLKQLKNYFRLKKILRAFKVDIVHVRSRAPALAAINAAKACKVKSLTTYHGIYKARGKLKRWYNSWMVRADVTIANSEFTRCHILSHYRVDADKVITVPRGVDIQRFDPARVTGEQVESLRKAWDLRADDTRPLFVLAGRLTRWKGHELILEALHRLRQRGLTGVRVVFAGDSQGRVDYERHLKGLIDTYSLNDQVYMVGHCADMPAAFTLCDFALAPSVEPEAFGRTAVEPQAMAKPVLAADHGATSETVIDGETGWLIAPGDADIWANAIERALNLSEADRAAMGAKGMAHVRAQFTLEAMCAATLDIYRRLLS; encoded by the coding sequence ATGGCGGATACGCCGGACCACTCCTTTCCTCACTGCGTGCTACAGGTCGTGCCCAACCTTGATACCGGCGGGGTCGAGCAGACGACGCTCGACATGGCCGAAGCCATCGTCAAGGCCGGGGGACGGTCCATCGTGGCCTCAAAAGGCGGACGCATGGAAGGCCGCCTCAAGGCCGCCGGTGCCGTCCTTATCCCTTTGCCAGTTCATTCCAAGAACCCGCTGAAACAGCTTAAAAACTATTTCCGCCTGAAGAAAATTCTCCGCGCCTTTAAGGTTGATATCGTCCACGTCCGCTCACGCGCGCCAGCACTTGCCGCCATCAACGCCGCCAAAGCCTGCAAGGTCAAAAGCCTCACCACCTATCACGGCATCTATAAGGCCAGGGGTAAGCTGAAACGGTGGTACAATTCGTGGATGGTGCGCGCCGATGTGACCATTGCCAATTCTGAGTTTACCCGCTGCCATATTTTGAGCCACTACCGCGTCGATGCGGATAAGGTCATAACCGTCCCGCGCGGGGTCGATATACAGCGCTTTGACCCTGCCCGCGTCACAGGGGAACAGGTCGAAAGCTTACGCAAAGCCTGGGATCTGCGTGCGGACGATACCCGCCCCCTGTTTGTGCTGGCCGGACGGCTGACGCGCTGGAAGGGTCATGAACTGATCTTAGAAGCCCTGCACCGCCTGAGACAGCGCGGCCTCACGGGTGTGCGCGTCGTGTTTGCGGGTGATTCCCAAGGGCGGGTCGACTATGAGCGCCACCTTAAAGGGCTGATTGATACTTATAGCCTGAATGATCAGGTCTATATGGTCGGCCACTGCGCCGATATGCCCGCCGCCTTTACCCTGTGCGATTTTGCGCTGGCCCCTTCCGTTGAACCCGAAGCCTTTGGGCGCACGGCGGTTGAGCCGCAGGCTATGGCCAAGCCCGTTCTGGCCGCCGATCATGGCGCGACGTCTGAGACTGTGATTGACGGGGAAACCGGCTGGCTGATCGCGCCGGGCGATGCTGACATATGGGCAAACGCCATCGAGCGGGCGTTAAACCTGAGCGAAGCTGACCGGGCCGCTATGGGTGCCAAAGGCATGGCGCATGTCCGGGCTCAGTTCACTTTAGAGGCCATGTGCGCGGCAACCCTTGACATCTATCGCCGTCTGCTGTCTTGA
- a CDS encoding carboxylesterase, with the protein MTMNLNDNQDEVRIWRTQSGHDLAYRQIAGAGPTVLWLGGFKSDMIGTKAQVLADVAMRAGFGFVRFDYFGHGATGGDWNAARVGLWRKDVLEVVDNLTQGPLVVIGSSMGGWMTTLLMKDRPERIKGVGFIAPAPDFTHELMLPNLNPEERHALTVSGAFVMTGYDQDVTMSQVFFDEAKDHLVFGSPLTFDGPVRILHGMKDDVVPWSHGVKLAEHISSNDVRVTLIKDGDHRLSGAEDLKLLTAMVQELITA; encoded by the coding sequence ATGACCATGAACCTTAACGATAATCAAGATGAAGTCCGCATTTGGCGAACCCAGAGCGGCCACGACCTCGCCTACCGCCAAATCGCGGGCGCTGGCCCGACCGTGCTGTGGCTGGGCGGGTTTAAATCCGACATGATCGGCACGAAGGCGCAAGTGTTGGCGGATGTGGCGATGCGCGCAGGTTTCGGGTTTGTACGCTTTGACTATTTCGGTCATGGCGCAACCGGCGGAGATTGGAACGCGGCCCGCGTCGGCCTGTGGCGCAAAGATGTGCTTGAGGTGGTTGATAATCTGACCCAAGGGCCGCTGGTGGTTATCGGCTCCAGCATGGGCGGATGGATGACGACCCTGCTGATGAAGGACCGGCCAGAACGGATCAAAGGGGTGGGCTTTATCGCGCCCGCACCGGATTTTACGCACGAATTGATGTTGCCGAATTTGAACCCGGAAGAACGCCACGCCCTGACGGTTTCCGGCGCCTTTGTCATGACCGGCTATGATCAGGATGTGACTATGTCGCAGGTCTTTTTCGATGAAGCCAAGGATCATCTGGTGTTCGGATCACCGCTGACCTTTGACGGGCCGGTGCGTATCCTGCACGGGATGAAAGACGATGTCGTGCCGTGGTCGCACGGCGTGAAACTGGCCGAGCATATCAGCAGTAATGATGTGCGCGTGACCCTGATCAAGGATGGTGATCATCGCCTGTCGGGGGCAGAGGATCTTAAACTTCTGACGGCAATGGTTCAGGAACTCATAACGGCGTAA
- a CDS encoding SDR family oxidoreductase, translated as MLFNKASRQEKKYALIFGYGFIGAAFAEALRAEGYAISATARTADKRAELTTRGITAIDPTDPAALKIAVDQATVILLTAAPNDEGCPAFTALSEHLVSAAAPRRRWIGYLSTTGVYGDRGGGWVFEDSALNPISREGQRRAEAEQQWLNLGQKTGDCVTIFRLPGLYGPGRNVLERLKDGTARRIHKPGQVFSRLYDSDCATALMASVRHPRAGGIYNLCDDEPASADDVLVYAVRTYGRTYGFDMPPEIAFDDPNLSGGMKRFYAENKRVSNALAKAELGWRPQYPTYREGLAAIYAVMSS; from the coding sequence GTGTTGTTTAATAAAGCGTCGCGACAAGAAAAAAAGTATGCCCTGATTTTTGGCTATGGCTTTATCGGCGCGGCCTTTGCCGAGGCTTTGCGCGCCGAAGGCTATGCGATTTCGGCCACCGCCCGCACGGCTGATAAACGCGCCGAACTGACCACGCGGGGTATCACGGCCATAGACCCTACCGATCCCGCAGCGCTTAAAATCGCAGTGGATCAGGCCACGGTCATACTTCTGACCGCTGCCCCAAATGACGAAGGCTGCCCCGCCTTCACCGCCCTAAGCGAGCACTTAGTTTCGGCCGCGGCGCCTCGCCGCCGCTGGATTGGGTATTTGTCGACGACGGGGGTTTACGGTGATCGCGGGGGCGGTTGGGTGTTTGAGGATAGCGCCCTTAATCCGATTTCGCGCGAAGGCCAGCGCCGTGCGGAGGCGGAACAACAATGGCTAAACCTGGGCCAAAAAACCGGCGATTGCGTGACCATATTTCGCTTACCCGGACTCTATGGCCCTGGCCGCAATGTGCTGGAGCGGCTCAAGGATGGCACCGCCCGCCGCATCCATAAGCCGGGTCAGGTGTTCAGCCGCCTTTACGACAGCGATTGCGCCACCGCGCTGATGGCCAGTGTCCGCCACCCGCGTGCCGGCGGCATCTATAATTTGTGCGATGATGAACCGGCGTCTGCCGATGACGTGCTGGTCTATGCTGTCCGCACTTATGGCCGCACCTATGGGTTTGACATGCCGCCGGAAATCGCCTTTGATGATCCGAACCTGTCGGGCGGCATGAAGCGCTTTTACGCTGAAAACAAGCGCGTTTCCAACGCGTTGGCTAAGGCCGAATTGGGCTGGCGACCACAATATCCGACTTATCGAGAAGGATTAGCAGCCATTTACGCCGTTATGAGTTCCTGA
- a CDS encoding SIS domain-containing protein, which produces MSDSLFAARNVLKIEAEALMQMADALNSGPLADNFERAIDTLFAHKGRVILTGVGKSGHVGKKIAATFASTGTSAFFVHATEASHGDLGMVGPDDVIMALSKSGETKELADVIAYSKRFGITLIGITARADSALGKAADIPLIFPNAPEAFDGVDAPTTSTTLQIALGDCLAVALMKKRGFTAQDFGTYHPGGKLGAALKNVSDLMHGIDEVPLVAQSAPMPVALITMTEKRFGAVGVVDGDGHLIGVVTDGDLRRHMDGLMDKTAIEVMTAKPLTVSPTMLAAEALKIMNEKRITVLFVTDNDIPVGILHVHDVLRAGVV; this is translated from the coding sequence ATGTCCGATAGCCTTTTCGCCGCCCGCAATGTCCTGAAAATCGAAGCCGAGGCCCTGATGCAGATGGCCGATGCCCTGAACAGCGGCCCGCTGGCCGATAATTTTGAGCGGGCCATCGACACCCTGTTTGCCCACAAAGGCCGCGTTATCCTGACCGGGGTAGGTAAATCCGGCCATGTGGGTAAGAAAATTGCCGCCACCTTTGCCTCGACCGGCACCTCGGCGTTTTTTGTGCACGCCACCGAAGCCAGCCACGGCGACCTCGGCATGGTCGGGCCTGATGATGTGATTATGGCCCTGTCGAAATCAGGGGAAACCAAGGAACTGGCTGATGTCATCGCCTACTCCAAGCGCTTTGGCATTACCCTGATCGGCATCACCGCCCGCGCCGACAGTGCGCTCGGTAAGGCGGCTGACATTCCACTGATTTTCCCGAATGCCCCCGAAGCGTTTGACGGTGTTGATGCCCCGACGACCTCAACCACCCTGCAAATCGCGCTGGGGGATTGTCTGGCGGTGGCGCTGATGAAAAAGCGCGGTTTTACGGCGCAGGATTTCGGCACCTATCACCCCGGTGGCAAGCTGGGGGCGGCGCTGAAAAATGTCTCTGACCTGATGCACGGCATCGATGAAGTGCCGCTGGTCGCGCAATCCGCGCCTATGCCGGTGGCGCTGATTACCATGACCGAAAAGCGCTTTGGTGCGGTCGGTGTGGTGGACGGCGACGGCCACCTGATCGGGGTCGTTACCGATGGCGATCTGCGCCGCCATATGGACGGCCTGATGGATAAGACCGCTATTGAGGTCATGACCGCAAAACCGCTGACCGTATCGCCGACCATGCTCGCGGCCGAAGCGCTCAAGATCATGAACGAAAAGCGCATCACCGTGCTGTTTGTGACCGATAACGATATTCCGGTCGGTATATTGCATGTCCATGATGTGCTGCGAGCTGGTGTTGTTTAA
- a CDS encoding DUF1653 domain-containing protein, translating into MTAPAFDTGKPFAADFYASAITPGRYRHYKGKYYSVFGTVTHSETEEIMVLYAPEAQTAGEARLWVRPLSMFTESVQTEDGSIARFAYAR; encoded by the coding sequence ATGACTGCTCCTGCTTTCGATACGGGTAAGCCGTTTGCGGCGGATTTTTACGCTAGCGCCATAACGCCGGGCCGCTACCGCCACTATAAGGGCAAATATTACAGCGTGTTCGGCACCGTCACCCACTCAGAAACCGAAGAGATCATGGTGCTGTACGCGCCAGAGGCCCAGACGGCGGGAGAGGCACGGTTGTGGGTCAGGCCGCTTTCCATGTTCACAGAATCCGTTCAGACTGAGGACGGCAGCATAGCGCGGTTTGCCTATGCCAGATAA
- the thiD gene encoding bifunctional hydroxymethylpyrimidine kinase/phosphomethylpyrimidine kinase, with product MHRVLIIAGSDPSGGAGIQADLKTVTCLGAYGMTAITALTVQNTLGVTDVFPIPEEVVAAQAMACIEDIGVDAVKTGMLGSIGVVETVASLLDLAGNAFRVIDPVMVAKGGHRLLPEAAIDAIRHLLIPRADLLTPNAPEAAVLTGIAVDTHDDLQRAGEALLKMGAKAVLMKGGHVEGDIVCDLLMTGNRVARFEAQRIETRHTHGTGCTLASACAALYREDMALEGMVDKARAYVLNAIKAAPGLGGGHGPLKHNWAI from the coding sequence ATGCACCGCGTCCTTATTATCGCTGGCTCTGACCCCTCTGGTGGGGCGGGTATTCAGGCCGATCTGAAAACCGTCACCTGTCTAGGCGCTTACGGCATGACGGCGATAACGGCGCTGACCGTACAAAATACGTTGGGGGTGACGGATGTGTTTCCCATCCCCGAAGAAGTTGTTGCCGCTCAGGCCATGGCCTGTATTGAAGACATTGGCGTTGATGCCGTCAAAACCGGTATGCTGGGCTCTATCGGCGTGGTCGAAACCGTGGCCAGCCTGCTGGATCTGGCAGGCAATGCGTTCCGCGTCATTGATCCGGTCATGGTGGCCAAGGGCGGTCACAGGCTTTTACCCGAAGCGGCGATCGACGCCATCCGCCATCTGCTGATCCCGCGCGCCGATCTGTTGACGCCCAATGCGCCGGAAGCCGCTGTGCTGACCGGGATTGCCGTTGACACCCACGACGACCTGCAACGGGCGGGTGAAGCTCTGCTGAAAATGGGGGCCAAGGCGGTGCTGATGAAGGGCGGACATGTTGAGGGCGATATCGTCTGTGACCTGCTGATGACCGGGAACCGCGTGGCGCGTTTTGAGGCTCAGCGCATTGAGACCCGCCATACTCATGGTACCGGCTGCACCCTGGCCAGTGCCTGTGCCGCGCTCTACCGTGAGGATATGGCCCTTGAGGGCATGGTGGATAAGGCGCGGGCCTATGTGCTGAATGCCATAAAGGCCGCCCCCGGTTTGGGGGGCGGCCATGGCCCATTGAAACATAACTGGGCGATATAA
- a CDS encoding phosphoserine transaminase: protein MTAKPARFTERPWFSSGPTAKRPGWTPQALSAAPVGRSNRSKVTVGRIKEALELTRDILGIPADYQVFMTPASDTGAFEAAMWNLLGLRKVQVVAFENFGQLWADDAVKHLKLDAEVLSAPYGQLPDLSRIDPEADLIFPWNGTTSGVKVPDASFISGDHQGLVLCDATSAAFCMDLPWAKLDVTTFSFQKALGGEAGIGVLILSPKAVDRLNSFDPGRAIPKVIRLRKGDAADMTILGGDAINTYSFLVIEDYLDALKWGLREGGLEGLIARCEQNFNYLQEWVEATPWIDFVAEKVETRSTTSVCLKFVDPVIVAQPADLQAKLAAKINALLETEGVAYDITGYRAAPPGLRIWCGCTVDADDICALLPWLEWAYAEALEHISV from the coding sequence ATGACCGCCAAACCTGCCCGCTTTACCGAAAGACCGTGGTTCTCCTCCGGCCCGACCGCCAAGCGTCCCGGCTGGACGCCGCAGGCCTTAAGTGCCGCGCCGGTCGGACGCTCAAATCGGTCAAAAGTTACAGTCGGGCGGATCAAGGAAGCGCTGGAACTGACCCGCGATATCTTAGGCATACCCGCTGACTATCAGGTCTTCATGACCCCGGCCTCGGATACCGGCGCGTTCGAAGCGGCGATGTGGAATCTGCTGGGACTGCGCAAAGTTCAGGTGGTCGCCTTTGAAAACTTTGGGCAATTGTGGGCCGATGATGCCGTAAAGCATCTGAAACTGGATGCCGAGGTTTTGTCGGCACCTTACGGTCAGTTACCGGATCTGAGCCGGATCGACCCGGAGGCCGATCTGATCTTTCCGTGGAACGGAACCACGTCGGGCGTCAAGGTGCCGGACGCCTCGTTCATTAGCGGCGACCATCAGGGGCTGGTGCTGTGCGATGCGACGTCAGCGGCGTTCTGCATGGATTTGCCGTGGGCAAAGCTCGATGTCACGACCTTTTCCTTTCAAAAGGCGCTGGGCGGCGAAGCCGGCATTGGTGTGCTGATCCTGTCACCGAAGGCGGTAGACCGGCTCAACAGCTTTGATCCGGGACGGGCGATCCCCAAGGTCATCCGCCTGCGCAAAGGTGATGCTGCCGACATGACTATTCTGGGCGGCGATGCCATCAACACCTATTCGTTTCTGGTCATCGAAGACTATCTCGATGCCTTGAAATGGGGCCTGCGCGAAGGCGGGTTAGAGGGACTGATTGCCCGCTGCGAGCAGAATTTCAACTATCTGCAGGAATGGGTTGAGGCGACGCCGTGGATCGATTTTGTGGCGGAAAAGGTTGAGACCCGCTCCACCACCTCGGTGTGCCTGAAGTTTGTGGATCCGGTCATTGTCGCGCAACCGGCCGACCTGCAGGCCAAGCTGGCAGCTAAAATCAATGCGTTGCTGGAAACTGAAGGGGTCGCTTACGATATCACCGGCTACCGCGCCGCCCCTCCGGGCCTGCGTATCTGGTGCGGCTGCACGGTCGATGCCGATGACATTTGCGCCCTGCTGCCATGGCTGGAGTGGGCCTATGCCGAAGCGCTGGAACACATCTCGGTATAA